DNA from Leptospira harrisiae:
CACTACCGAGGAATTGATATCGTTCTTCACCTCAAAGACGGCAAAAGCATTGAACTTGATAAAAATCGCCAAATGATGGATGATATCGTGATCGGGAACTTAGCAAGTGGTGTGGTTCGTATCCCCATCGCCGACATCCAAAGCGCTGATTTTTTCGCAGCTTAATCCATTCACATCATCTTAAGAGTTAAACCACGCCGGCCATAAGGCTTGGTTGTTCGAGTAAACTCTTTAGGGTTCTTAAGAATTCGGCCCCGACAGCACCATCGATCACTCGGTGGTCGCAAGAAAGGGTGAGTGACAAAACTCGGCCAGCTACCACGGCCCCGTTTTCCACAACTGGTTTGTCTTCCACAGAACCAACTGCCAAGATTCCACTTTCTGGTTCATTGATGATGGCTGTGAACCGACTGATCCCATACATTCCTAAATTGGAAATGGTAAAGGTTCCGCCAGAGAATTCTTCGGGTTTTAATTTTCTCTCGCGGGCTCTTTTTGCAAGTTCCTTCACTTCTTTCGAAATTTCTAATATGGATTTTTTATCTGCACTTCGGATAACAGGCGTTAATAGTCCGCCGTCGAGAGAAACCGCTATCCCCACATCCACTCGACCAAACTGCAAAATGGAATCACCTTGGAAACTGGCATTGACTTTGGGATGAAATCTCAGGGCAGCCGCTGTGGCTTTGACGACAATGTCGTTTAGGCTGACTTTTACTTGGAGTTCTGGATCTAAATGTTTTTGAAATTCCAAAAGTTCTGTGCGAAAGGATTCCATTGCTTTGGCATTTACATCCACATTCAAATAGAAGTGGGGGAGATTTTGTTTGGATTCAGTCAGGCGTTTGGCAATGGTTTTACGCATTCCATTCAAAGTGACCACCTCGTCCGAACGAGTTGACACAACACCTGCGGATCTGGAGTTTCCACTTCCTTGGCTTAAAGTATCCAGAACATCTTTTTTAGTAATCCTTCCCTCAGGTCCCGTCCCAATGACTGTATGCAAATCTATCCCTTGTTCAATGGCAATAGATTTGGCAAGGGGAGATGCAAGGACACGAAGACCTCCTCTGTTGGCAGACAAAGCAGGGTTTGTTATATTTTCTTTTGGCTGTTGAATTGGTTTTGTTTGCGGAGAAGGGAGAGCATTCGTTTCATTATTTGTGATGGTTGTAGCAACCGGTTCTTGTACTGTCGGCTTTGCCGTTTGGGCTTCAGATTCCGTTGGGGGTGTTGCTTCCACTTTTGTTTGGTTTGGTGTATTTTTGGGTAAATCAGCTAACAGAGAAGATACATCTTCTCCTGGTTTTCCAATTACGGCCAGAGCCTGTCCCACTTTTAATTTGGCACCTTCGGTATGTAGGATTTTCAAAAGTACACCTGATTCAAAGGCTTCCATTTCCATCACGGCTTTGTCTGTTTCCACTTCGGCGATGATATCGCCAGGAGAGACGGAATCTCCTTCCTTTTTTAACCATTTCACAATGGTTCCTTCTTCCATCGTAGGGGAAAGTTGGGTCATTTCTTGAATTTTTGCCATGGGCAGTTCTCCTACTGTAACATCTCGCGGATGGTATCGGCAACTCTTGTTGCATTGGGCAAACTCATTCGTTCTAAGTTGGCAGCGTAAGACATAGGAACATCCATTTGAGTCACTCGTTCCACAGGATGGTCTAAATAAGCGAAGGCATTTTTTTGGATGAGGTAAGCAATTTGAGCTCCAAATCCAGCCACAGGCCATCCTTCTTCGACAACAATAGCTCGGTTTGTTTTTTTAACGGATTCATAAATTAGATTTTCATCTAACGGGCGTAAACTGCGGAGATCCACAATTTCCACAGAGATCCCTTCTTTTTCGAGAATACTTGCGGCTTCTTCGGCAAACCCAAGGGCCCTTGACCAAGTCACTAGGGTAATGTCTGTTCCTTTCCGTTTGATTTCACCAAGTCCTAATGGAATGGTGTATTCCTGTTCAGGGACTTCCCCTTTGGATCCGTATAATACTTCTGATTCGATAAAAATGGTAGGGTTATTGTCTCTGATGGAGGATTTGAGTAGGCCATAGGCATCTTTTGGAGTGGCCGGACAAACCACTTTTAGTCCCGGGCAATGGGCATACCAAGATTCGAAGGCTTGCGAGTGTTGGGCACCAAGCCTCCCCCCAACGCCACCAGCACCACGAAAGACAATCGGCATGGGGAACTGGCCTCCACTCATAAAATTCATTTTTGCAGCGGAGTTAATGATTTGGTCAATGGCAACAAGGGAAAAGTTCCAAGTCATAAATTCAATGATGGGACGTAGACCCACCATCGCCGAACCCACTCCAATCCCTGCAAATCCATTTTCAGAAATGGGAGTGTCGATCACTCGTTCCTCTCCAAATTTATCGAGCATCCCTTGGGAAACTTTATAAGCCCCTTGGTAATGGCCCACTTCTTCTCCCATAAGGTAAATGAGTGGATCTTTTTCCATTTCTTCTACCATGGCACGATTTAATGCTTCTCTGTAAGTTAGGATGGCCATTTATTTATCCTCCGCATACACGAACTTGTGTAGTTGAGAAAGAGGGGGCTCTGGGGAGGTTTCTGCATATTGGTAAGCTTCATCAATTTGAGATTGGATATCCAAATCC
Protein-coding regions in this window:
- a CDS encoding pyruvate dehydrogenase complex dihydrolipoamide acetyltransferase, which translates into the protein MAKIQEMTQLSPTMEEGTIVKWLKKEGDSVSPGDIIAEVETDKAVMEMEAFESGVLLKILHTEGAKLKVGQALAVIGKPGEDVSSLLADLPKNTPNQTKVEATPPTESEAQTAKPTVQEPVATTITNNETNALPSPQTKPIQQPKENITNPALSANRGGLRVLASPLAKSIAIEQGIDLHTVIGTGPEGRITKKDVLDTLSQGSGNSRSAGVVSTRSDEVVTLNGMRKTIAKRLTESKQNLPHFYLNVDVNAKAMESFRTELLEFQKHLDPELQVKVSLNDIVVKATAAALRFHPKVNASFQGDSILQFGRVDVGIAVSLDGGLLTPVIRSADKKSILEISKEVKELAKRARERKLKPEEFSGGTFTISNLGMYGISRFTAIINEPESGILAVGSVEDKPVVENGAVVAGRVLSLTLSCDHRVIDGAVGAEFLRTLKSLLEQPSLMAGVV
- a CDS encoding pyruvate dehydrogenase complex E1 component subunit beta, with translation MAILTYREALNRAMVEEMEKDPLIYLMGEEVGHYQGAYKVSQGMLDKFGEERVIDTPISENGFAGIGVGSAMVGLRPIIEFMTWNFSLVAIDQIINSAAKMNFMSGGQFPMPIVFRGAGGVGGRLGAQHSQAFESWYAHCPGLKVVCPATPKDAYGLLKSSIRDNNPTIFIESEVLYGSKGEVPEQEYTIPLGLGEIKRKGTDITLVTWSRALGFAEEAASILEKEGISVEIVDLRSLRPLDENLIYESVKKTNRAIVVEEGWPVAGFGAQIAYLIQKNAFAYLDHPVERVTQMDVPMSYAANLERMSLPNATRVADTIREMLQ